Proteins co-encoded in one Montipora capricornis isolate CH-2021 chromosome 12, ASM3666992v2, whole genome shotgun sequence genomic window:
- the LOC138027539 gene encoding adenosine receptor A3-like, with the protein MTENTAYDSAVYCTEELLTAVGLHSQLICLSVLNIILAITAIVGNTLILIALQKETSIHPPSKVLFRSLASTDLCVGMIQPLHVVYWLAVMHKRWQICHYIFLLQSVSGTILIGVSLASITAISVDRLLALLLGVGYRQVVTLKRMYLAAVVFWIYSFVGAGIGFYSRGAWRIYASVSILVCMITTICCYTRIFLRLRHHQTQVLSNAQEQANRTISLNIARYRKSVSSAMWVQLTLLFCYLPYMVVAPFAYPAIRSRLSSPFYVVLHALVTLLLANSSLNPIVYCWKIKEVRRAVKDTLTQLLFSQN; encoded by the coding sequence ATGACAGAAAATACAGCGTATGACTCTGCAGTGTACTGCACGGAAGAATTGTTGACTGCGGTGGGTTTACACAGCCAATTGATATGTCTTTCGGTCTTAAACATTATTCTAGCGATCACTGCAATTGTAGGAAACACTTTGATCCTGATTGCCCTTCAGAAGGAAACCTCCATTCATCCACCATCCAAAGTGTTGTTTCGCAGTTTGGCTTCAACTGATCTATGTGTTGGCATGATACAACCCCTTCATGTTGTCTACTGGCTGGCTGTGATGCACAAACGGTGGCAAATATGTCACTACATTTTCCTTTTGCAATCCGTATCTGGCACAATATTGATTGGAGTTTCACTGGCGAGCATAACCGCGATAAGCGTTGACAGACTTCTGGCTCTTTTGCTAGGAGTTGGGTACAGGCAAGTTGTGACTCTTAAGCGAATGTATCTAGCCGCTGTTGTGTTTTGGATTTATTCTTTTGTGGGCGCTGGAATTGGGTTTTACAGTCGCGGTGCATGGAGAATTTACGCATCCGTAAGTATACTAGTGTGCATGATTACGACTATTTGCTGCTACACAAGGATTTTTCTCAGACTACGTCATCATCAAACTCAAGTTCTAAGCAATGCTCAGGAACAAGCGAATCGAACAATTTCACTGAATATAGCACGATACAGGAAGTCAGTGTCCAGCGCAATGTGGGTGCAGTTgacattgttgttttgttatttgccGTATATGGTTGTGGCACCTTTCGCGTATCCAGCCATTAGATCTAGACTGTCATCTCCTTTTTATGTTGTATTGCATGCATTGGTGACTTTATTGCTTGCCAATTCATCCTTAAACCCAATCGTGTACTGTTGGAAGATTAAAGAAGTGAGACGCGCAGTAAAAGACACCTTAACACAGCttcttttttcgcaaaattag